The Meleagris gallopavo isolate NT-WF06-2002-E0010 breed Aviagen turkey brand Nicholas breeding stock chromosome 10, Turkey_5.1, whole genome shotgun sequence genome contains a region encoding:
- the MOB3C gene encoding MOB kinase activator 3C isoform X1: protein MMALCLKQVFNKDKTFRPRKKFEPGTQRFELYKKAQASLKSGLDLKAVVQLPPGESINDWIAVHVVDFFNRINLIYGTMSEYCTEKSCPIMSGGLKYEYRWQDDSKYKKPTKLSAPQYMCMLMDWIEMLINNEDIFPTRIGVPFPKQFQQVCTKILTRLFRVFVHVYIHHFDSIINMGAEAHVNTCYKHFYYFIREFSLVDHRELEPLKEMTERICH from the exons ATGATGGCACTGTGTCTGAAGCAAGTcttcaacaaagacaaaacctTCCGTCCCCGGAAGAAGTTTGAGCCTGGCACACAGCGCTTCGAGCTGTACAAGAAGGCTCAGGCCTCCCTCAAATCAGGGCTGGACCTAAAGGCTGTGGTACAGCTGCCTCCTGGCGAGAGCATCAATGACTGGATAGCTGTGCACGTGGTGGACTTCTTCAACCGCATCAACCTCATCTACGGCACCATGTCGGAGTACTGCACAGAGAAGAGCTGCCCTATCATGTCGGGTGGGCTCAAGTATGAGTACAGGTGGCAGGACGACAGCAAGTACAAGAAGCCAACCAAGCTGTCAGCCCCACAGTACATGTGTATGCTGATGGACTGGATTGAGATGCTCATTAACAACGAGGACATCTTCCCCACCAGAATAG GTGTTCCCTTCCCTAAGCAGTTCCAGCAAGTTTGCACTAAGATCCTCACCCGCCTCTTCCGTGTCTTTGTCCATGTCTACATCCACCACTTTGACAGCATCATCAACATGGGTGCTGAGGCTCATGTCAACACCTGCTACAAGCACTTTTACTACTTCATCAGGGAGTTCAGCCTTGTTGACCACCGGGAGCTGGAGCCTTTG aaagaaatgacagaacGAATTTGCCACTGA
- the MOB3C gene encoding MOB kinase activator 3C isoform X2, whose amino-acid sequence MMALCLKQVFNKDKTFRPRKKFEPGTQRFELYKKAQASLKSGLDLKAVVQLPPGESINDWIAVHVVDFFNRINLIYGTMSEYCTEKSCPIMSGGLKYEYRWQDDSKYKKPTKLSAPQYMCMLMDWIEMLINNEDIFPTRIGVLLSQDAQLPQDESKPSTHDTSSPSLCLVHKARCSLP is encoded by the exons ATGATGGCACTGTGTCTGAAGCAAGTcttcaacaaagacaaaacctTCCGTCCCCGGAAGAAGTTTGAGCCTGGCACACAGCGCTTCGAGCTGTACAAGAAGGCTCAGGCCTCCCTCAAATCAGGGCTGGACCTAAAGGCTGTGGTACAGCTGCCTCCTGGCGAGAGCATCAATGACTGGATAGCTGTGCACGTGGTGGACTTCTTCAACCGCATCAACCTCATCTACGGCACCATGTCGGAGTACTGCACAGAGAAGAGCTGCCCTATCATGTCGGGTGGGCTCAAGTATGAGTACAGGTGGCAGGACGACAGCAAGTACAAGAAGCCAACCAAGCTGTCAGCCCCACAGTACATGTGTATGCTGATGGACTGGATTGAGATGCTCATTAACAACGAGGACATCTTCCCCACCAGAATAG GTGTGCTGCTGAGCCAGGATGCACAACTTCCTCAAGATGAGTCCAAGCCATCTACCCATGACACGAGCAGCCCAAGCTTGTGCCTTGTGCACAAAGCAAG GTGTTCCCTTCCCTAA
- the ATPAF1 gene encoding ATP synthase mitochondrial F1 complex assembly factor 1 isoform X1 — protein sequence MEKRNEVKKQPVGCSKQSEFVRRMEEKAEDLSTRTSGFTRYKTLDSILNVEMVKEKSAEEIKQIWNQYFSAKDTVYAVIPAEKFDLIWKRAQKCPSFLYALPRKEGYEFFVGQWSGTELHFTSLINIQTQGEAAPSQLVLYHYPELQEEKGIVLMTAEMDSKFLVVPEAQCLANQVQLFYATDCSETYELVETFNHRSSEFKYMSVIAKLEHSGLGKALRPNQVSDTS from the exons atggaaaaaagaaatgaagtgaaaaagcAGCCCGTGGGGTGTTCGAAGCAATCAGAGTTTGTCAGACGCATGGAAGAAAAG GCAGAAGACCTGAGCACAAGGACATCAGGATTCACACGATATAAG ACGCTTGATTCAATTCTTAATGTTGAGATGGTGAAAGAGAAATCAGCAGAGGAAATAAAGCAG ATTTGGAATCAGTACTTTTCTGCAAAAGATACGGTTTATGCTGTAATTCCT GCAGAGAAGTTTGATTTAATATGGAAGAGAGCCCAGAAGTGTCCATCG TTTCTGTATGCTTTGCCAAGAAAAGAAGGCTATGAGTTCTTTGTGGGGCAGTGGTCAGGAACAGAACTTCACTTTACTTCTCTAATAAACATTCAG ACCCAAGGTGAAGCTGCTCCTAGCCAGTTGGTCTTGTACCATTATCCTGAGttgcaggaggagaaaggaataGTACtaatgactgcagaaatggacTCCAAGTTCTTG GTGGTCCCCGAAGCACAGTGCTTGGCGAATCAGGTGCAGCTCTTCTATGCAACGGATTGTTCTGAGACCTATGAATTAGTGGAGACCTTCAACCACAGATCCAGTGAATTTAAATACATGTCAGTTATAGCAAAGCTTGAGCACAGCGGCCTTGGAAAGGCACTGAGACCTAATCAGGTTTCTGACACGTCGTAG
- the ATPAF1 gene encoding ATP synthase mitochondrial F1 complex assembly factor 1 isoform X3 produces the protein MNPIFSMSLTLDSILNVEMVKEKSAEEIKQIWNQYFSAKDTVYAVIPAEKFDLIWKRAQKCPSFLYALPRKEGYEFFVGQWSGTELHFTSLINIQTQGEAAPSQLVLYHYPELQEEKGIVLMTAEMDSKFLVVPEAQCLANQVQLFYATDCSETYELVETFNHRSSEFKYMSVIAKLEHSGLGKALRPNQVSDTS, from the exons ATGAATCCAATTTTCAGCATGTCACTG ACGCTTGATTCAATTCTTAATGTTGAGATGGTGAAAGAGAAATCAGCAGAGGAAATAAAGCAG ATTTGGAATCAGTACTTTTCTGCAAAAGATACGGTTTATGCTGTAATTCCT GCAGAGAAGTTTGATTTAATATGGAAGAGAGCCCAGAAGTGTCCATCG TTTCTGTATGCTTTGCCAAGAAAAGAAGGCTATGAGTTCTTTGTGGGGCAGTGGTCAGGAACAGAACTTCACTTTACTTCTCTAATAAACATTCAG ACCCAAGGTGAAGCTGCTCCTAGCCAGTTGGTCTTGTACCATTATCCTGAGttgcaggaggagaaaggaataGTACtaatgactgcagaaatggacTCCAAGTTCTTG GTGGTCCCCGAAGCACAGTGCTTGGCGAATCAGGTGCAGCTCTTCTATGCAACGGATTGTTCTGAGACCTATGAATTAGTGGAGACCTTCAACCACAGATCCAGTGAATTTAAATACATGTCAGTTATAGCAAAGCTTGAGCACAGCGGCCTTGGAAAGGCACTGAGACCTAATCAGGTTTCTGACACGTCGTAG
- the ATPAF1 gene encoding ATP synthase mitochondrial F1 complex assembly factor 1 isoform X2 translates to MEKRNEVKKQPVGCSKQSEFVRRMEEKAEDLSTRTSGFTRYKTLDSILNVEMVKEKSAEEIKQIWNQYFSAKDTVYAVIPAEKFDLIWKRAQKCPSFLYALPRKEGYEFFVGQWSGTELHFTSLINIQLPRDVMDTPSLATFKVVPEAQCLANQVQLFYATDCSETYELVETFNHRSSEFKYMSVIAKLEHSGLGKALRPNQVSDTS, encoded by the exons atggaaaaaagaaatgaagtgaaaaagcAGCCCGTGGGGTGTTCGAAGCAATCAGAGTTTGTCAGACGCATGGAAGAAAAG GCAGAAGACCTGAGCACAAGGACATCAGGATTCACACGATATAAG ACGCTTGATTCAATTCTTAATGTTGAGATGGTGAAAGAGAAATCAGCAGAGGAAATAAAGCAG ATTTGGAATCAGTACTTTTCTGCAAAAGATACGGTTTATGCTGTAATTCCT GCAGAGAAGTTTGATTTAATATGGAAGAGAGCCCAGAAGTGTCCATCG TTTCTGTATGCTTTGCCAAGAAAAGAAGGCTATGAGTTCTTTGTGGGGCAGTGGTCAGGAACAGAACTTCACTTTACTTCTCTAATAAACATTCAG ttgcccagagatgtgatggATACTCCATCCCTGGCCacattcaag GTGGTCCCCGAAGCACAGTGCTTGGCGAATCAGGTGCAGCTCTTCTATGCAACGGATTGTTCTGAGACCTATGAATTAGTGGAGACCTTCAACCACAGATCCAGTGAATTTAAATACATGTCAGTTATAGCAAAGCTTGAGCACAGCGGCCTTGGAAAGGCACTGAGACCTAATCAGGTTTCTGACACGTCGTAG